A window from Vulcanimicrobium alpinum encodes these proteins:
- a CDS encoding integrase core domain-containing protein, translated as MGHRIHGDRTKCSRHVGYDVIFVAVDDASRRTETRVYTREDATSAADFLRRLAILYARRGVRIERVMTDNGKVFSSNAFESMMRSIGARHIFTPPYTPRWNGKAERFIQTMLREWAYAVAYRTSDERRDALPAWLRYYNEDRRHTAINYPRLTLGRGP; from the coding sequence GTGGGGCACCGCATCCACGGCGATCGCACGAAGTGCTCCAGGCACGTCGGCTACGACGTCATCTTTGTCGCGGTCGACGATGCCAGCCGCCGGACTGAAACACGCGTATACACGCGGGAAGACGCGACCTCGGCCGCAGACTTCTTGCGGCGGCTCGCGATTCTTTACGCTCGTCGCGGCGTGCGAATCGAACGAGTCATGACTGACAACGGCAAAGTGTTCAGCTCGAACGCGTTCGAGTCAATGATGAGGTCGATCGGTGCGCGACACATTTTCACGCCGCCCTACACGCCGCGTTGGAACGGCAAAGCGGAGCGCTTCATCCAGACCATGCTGCGCGAGTGGGCGTACGCGGTCGCTTATCGCACCAGCGACGAGCGCCGAGACGCCCTCCCGGCGTGGCTCCGCTACTACAACGAGGACCGCCGGCACACGGCCATCAACTACCCCCGCCTCACGTTGGGCCGCGGCCCGTAA
- the smpB gene encoding SsrA-binding protein SmpB: MARMKQVREAAKAERAVKKAPEPSFDNRRARHEYEKLESLETGIALTGTEIKTIRQGTISINEAFARLRDGELWLMNLTIPVYKEGSYFNHEPNRPRKLLLHREQIARLAGRAAEKGLTLVPWRMYFKNGRVKIELALVKGKKLWDRRRDIQARDVEREIARSVSR, from the coding sequence ATGGCGCGGATGAAGCAGGTGCGCGAAGCCGCCAAGGCCGAGCGCGCCGTGAAGAAAGCACCGGAACCATCGTTCGACAACCGCCGTGCGCGCCACGAGTACGAGAAACTCGAATCGCTCGAAACCGGGATCGCGCTCACCGGCACCGAGATCAAGACGATCCGCCAAGGGACGATCTCGATCAACGAAGCGTTCGCGCGCCTGCGCGACGGCGAACTCTGGCTGATGAACCTGACGATTCCCGTCTACAAGGAGGGCTCGTACTTCAACCACGAGCCGAATCGGCCGCGCAAGCTGCTGCTGCACCGCGAGCAGATCGCGCGCCTTGCCGGCCGCGCCGCCGAGAAAGGGCTGACGCTCGTGCCGTGGCGGATGTACTTCAAGAACGGGCGCGTGAAGATCGAACTGGCGCTGGTGAAGGGCAAGAAACTCTGGGATCGCCGGCGCGACATTCAAGCGCGCGACGTCGAACGCGAGATCGCGCGCTCGGTCTCGCGGTAG
- a CDS encoding BON domain-containing protein — protein MRRALAFAAGLLVAGCGGDQQTKAPEPFGTRAATDVLRDGVTLAAVKAKLTAEDPDSATTLGVVARDGVVTLRGSVRSMDAKKRVVRSARGVAGVRVVVDQVRVDPNGPRPKRQLGDAALATRIVAAYTAELGFQKVSVRVDGGTATLEGTVADAKTRDAVVAAARGTSGIRNVVDRIRVEQP, from the coding sequence ATGCGGCGCGCGCTCGCGTTCGCCGCCGGCCTGCTCGTCGCAGGCTGCGGCGGCGACCAGCAGACGAAAGCGCCCGAACCGTTCGGAACGCGCGCCGCGACCGATGTCCTGCGCGACGGCGTCACCCTCGCCGCTGTGAAAGCGAAGCTGACCGCCGAGGATCCCGACTCCGCGACGACGCTCGGCGTCGTAGCGCGCGACGGCGTCGTCACCCTGCGGGGCAGCGTCCGCAGCATGGACGCGAAGAAGCGCGTCGTGCGCTCGGCGCGCGGGGTCGCCGGCGTGCGCGTCGTCGTCGATCAGGTCCGCGTCGACCCCAACGGCCCGCGTCCCAAACGCCAACTCGGCGACGCGGCGCTCGCGACGCGCATCGTCGCCGCATACACCGCCGAACTCGGCTTTCAGAAGGTGTCGGTGCGCGTCGACGGCGGGACAGCGACCCTCGAGGGGACCGTCGCCGATGCGAAGACGCGCGACGCCGTCGTCGCGGCGGCGCGTGGAACGTCGGGGATCCGCAACGTCGTCGACCGCATCAGGGTCGAACAGCCGTGA
- a CDS encoding metallophosphoesterase family protein yields MRYAVLSDVHSNLEALDAAFAQIRDDDAVLCLGDIVGYGPNPNECVERMRTRATATVLGNHDVAAIDDFGLTYFNPAAREAMKWTQGVLLPENRAWLDQLGYEFRMPEFLLVHGAPVNYFEYILDKPGAARAFASTDAPIIFIGHTHIAEVYALQPDGRIEHQHLQQGGEVRLLDGVRYLINVGSLGQPRDLNPRASFGFFDTVERTVRIERIEYPIAQVQEKIATAGLPDALARRLLVGR; encoded by the coding sequence GTGAGGTACGCCGTCCTCTCGGACGTCCACTCGAACCTCGAGGCGCTGGACGCCGCGTTCGCGCAGATTCGCGACGACGACGCCGTGCTGTGCTTGGGCGATATCGTGGGCTACGGCCCCAATCCCAACGAGTGCGTCGAGCGGATGCGGACGCGTGCCACCGCGACGGTGCTGGGGAACCACGACGTCGCCGCGATCGACGACTTCGGACTCACGTACTTCAATCCGGCCGCGCGCGAGGCGATGAAGTGGACGCAAGGCGTCCTGCTGCCGGAAAACCGCGCGTGGCTCGATCAGCTCGGTTACGAGTTCCGCATGCCGGAGTTTCTGCTCGTCCACGGCGCGCCGGTCAACTACTTCGAGTACATCCTCGACAAGCCGGGCGCCGCGCGCGCGTTCGCATCGACCGACGCGCCGATCATCTTCATCGGACACACGCACATCGCCGAAGTGTACGCGCTCCAGCCCGACGGCAGGATCGAACATCAGCATCTCCAGCAGGGCGGCGAAGTCCGGCTGCTCGACGGCGTGCGCTATCTGATCAACGTCGGCAGCCTCGGCCAGCCGCGCGACCTCAACCCGCGCGCGTCGTTCGGCTTTTTCGATACCGTCGAGCGTACCGTGCGCATCGAACGGATCGAGTATCCGATCGCGCAGGTGCAGGAGAAGATCGCGACCGCGGGCCTGCCGGACGCGCTCGCCCGCCGGCTGCTCGTCGGCCGCTGA
- the hpt gene encoding hypoxanthine phosphoribosyltransferase — translation MQHQTLPPGIETILLDAETIAGAIRRMAGEIARDYADRPLVLVGVLKGAVFVTADLARALAEVPGGPTDVQLDFIAVSSYGNAHRSSGEVRLVQDTTYAIEGKYVVIVEDIIDNGHTLHYLRAMLGNRQPASLRAAVLLDKPYHRAIDVTVDYTGLTCPDEFVVGYGLDYQERYRTLPYLAKLRPEVLPA, via the coding sequence GTGCAGCACCAGACCCTCCCGCCGGGGATCGAGACGATTCTGCTCGACGCGGAGACGATCGCCGGCGCGATCCGGCGCATGGCCGGAGAGATCGCGCGCGATTACGCGGACCGGCCGCTGGTGCTCGTCGGCGTCCTCAAAGGCGCGGTCTTCGTGACCGCCGACCTCGCGCGAGCCCTCGCCGAGGTCCCCGGCGGCCCGACCGACGTGCAGCTCGATTTCATCGCCGTCTCCTCGTACGGCAACGCGCACCGCTCGAGCGGCGAGGTGCGGCTGGTCCAGGACACCACCTACGCGATCGAGGGGAAGTACGTCGTGATCGTCGAGGACATCATCGACAACGGTCACACTCTGCACTACCTTCGGGCGATGCTGGGGAATCGCCAGCCGGCGTCCCTGCGGGCGGCGGTCCTGCTCGACAAGCCCTACCACCGAGCGATCGACGTGACCGTGGATTACACGGGTTTGACGTGCCCGGACGAGTTCGTCGTAGGGTACGGTCTGGACTATCAGGAACGTTACCGGACTCTCCCCTATCTCGCGAAACTGAGGCCGGAGGTGCTTCCCGCGTGA
- a CDS encoding tetratricopeptide repeat protein, whose protein sequence is MIRRLFALSLAVSCGVPLLAASPAPAPAPAAARDDYRNAAFTGPLGQGFRGFYTRDFDAARKGFDAALAVIPDNTLALSFMNATVAQTPGALDSLVNDEEDALAKNPKSALVHIRLGFSYLFASLAGRDRTVDAREEFNAAVQLDPASQAAHTGLGIMREAERSANRAKTEFLAALASDPHNVLAREYLAEIYQIDLKDPQRALTTIIDVPNHVPDYADIYFHIASVMHDLQQYDAAVSYITRGLQADVGHVGESGQHGYTLLARIYLDEKKPDDARRVLKASITAGSDVAYASTLLRKIDNGDYGKVTPAPSPLASATPASKKKK, encoded by the coding sequence GTGATCCGACGTCTCTTCGCGCTGTCGCTCGCCGTGTCGTGCGGCGTCCCGCTCCTGGCCGCGTCGCCCGCGCCCGCTCCGGCGCCCGCCGCCGCGCGCGACGATTACCGCAACGCCGCGTTCACCGGTCCGCTCGGTCAGGGTTTCCGCGGCTTCTACACGCGCGATTTCGACGCGGCGCGCAAAGGCTTCGACGCCGCGCTCGCGGTCATCCCCGACAACACGCTCGCGCTGTCGTTCATGAACGCCACGGTCGCGCAGACGCCGGGCGCGCTCGACTCGCTGGTGAACGACGAAGAGGACGCACTGGCGAAGAATCCCAAGAGCGCGCTGGTCCACATCCGGCTCGGATTCTCGTATCTCTTCGCGTCGCTGGCGGGACGCGACCGCACGGTCGACGCGCGCGAGGAATTTAACGCCGCGGTGCAGCTCGACCCGGCGTCGCAGGCCGCGCACACGGGCCTGGGGATCATGCGCGAAGCCGAGCGCAGCGCCAACCGCGCGAAGACGGAGTTTCTCGCCGCGCTCGCGAGCGATCCGCACAACGTATTGGCGCGCGAGTACCTCGCCGAGATCTATCAGATCGATCTGAAGGATCCGCAGCGCGCGCTCACCACGATCATCGATGTCCCCAACCACGTTCCCGACTACGCCGACATCTACTTTCATATCGCGTCGGTGATGCACGATCTGCAGCAGTACGACGCCGCCGTCTCATACATCACGCGCGGCCTGCAGGCCGACGTCGGTCACGTCGGCGAGTCGGGACAGCACGGCTACACGCTGCTCGCGCGCATCTACCTCGACGAGAAGAAGCCCGACGACGCGCGGCGCGTGCTGAAAGCGTCGATCACCGCCGGCTCCGACGTCGCCTACGCCAGCACGCTGCTGCGCAAGATCGACAACGGCGACTACGGCAAGGTGACGCCGGCTCCGTCGCCGCTCGCGTCGGCGACGCCGGCGTCGAAGAAGAAGAAGTGA
- a CDS encoding PaaI family thioesterase — translation MTDRAYVDDGHCFACGPLNPDGLHLEFAPDGDDGVRAKIALPEKFQGWRGTAHGGIVMTLIDEAMAHACGRVGERGVTASMDLRFRAPVPLGEPLVVSATVRWKRRNVLGLDASIELADGTLLASAEGSFVSRGPLGKERYGIPDAV, via the coding sequence GTGACCGATCGGGCCTACGTCGACGACGGACACTGTTTCGCGTGCGGTCCGCTCAACCCCGACGGACTGCACTTGGAGTTCGCACCTGACGGCGACGACGGCGTGCGCGCAAAGATCGCGCTGCCGGAGAAGTTTCAGGGCTGGCGCGGGACGGCGCACGGCGGGATCGTGATGACGCTGATCGACGAAGCGATGGCGCACGCGTGCGGCCGCGTCGGCGAGCGCGGCGTCACCGCGTCGATGGATCTGCGCTTTCGCGCGCCGGTGCCGCTCGGTGAACCGCTCGTCGTCAGCGCGACCGTGCGCTGGAAACGCCGCAACGTGCTCGGCCTCGATGCGTCGATCGAGCTCGCCGACGGCACGCTGCTCGCGAGCGCCGAAGGTTCGTTCGTCTCGCGCGGCCCGCTCGGCAAGGAGCGGTACGGCATCCCGGACGCGGTCTGA
- a CDS encoding helix-turn-helix domain-containing protein, translating to MHPQARTTPLIRREIVALVQAGEAVAAVARRFKISRPTVYKWLARFAQAGESGLRDRRPVAIRFPTRVRKAVERQIDRLRRTRRLLGWQIAEALSMARSTVIKVLKRLNIARLRDLRAGPLYAAL from the coding sequence ATGCACCCTCAGGCCCGCACGACGCCTCTTATCCGGCGGGAAATTGTCGCTTTGGTTCAGGCCGGTGAGGCCGTTGCCGCGGTGGCTCGGCGCTTCAAGATCAGCCGGCCGACGGTGTACAAGTGGCTTGCCCGCTTTGCGCAGGCCGGAGAGTCTGGTCTGCGTGATCGGCGACCCGTTGCAATTCGCTTTCCGACGCGCGTCCGAAAGGCGGTTGAACGGCAGATCGACCGGCTTCGCCGCACTCGCCGGCTACTCGGTTGGCAAATCGCCGAAGCACTGTCGATGGCGCGCTCGACGGTCATCAAGGTACTCAAGCGGCTCAACATCGCGCGTCTGCGCGACCTTCGAGCCGGCCCGCTTTACGCAGCGTTATGA
- a CDS encoding L-threonylcarbamoyladenylate synthase, producing the protein MNRDAIARAVDVLRGGGVVAIPTETVYGLAADVANPDAIARVYAIKGRPADHPLIVHVAGLDAATGYAAELTPALRALAQRFWPGPLTAIVARGPRTPHAVTGGQETVALRVPAHPVARAILSAFGSALAAPSANRFGGVSPTTAEHVRADLGDAVDVVVDGGPCEVGVESTIVDLTGAVPAVLRAGAITASELSDALGTAVVTRVGGDVRAPGTLPSHYAPRARVVLVEPSARDAEAARRAAAGERVALLDLPDDAAAAARSLYATLRALDAEGCETIVATLPPATEANAAVRDRLTRAAAPR; encoded by the coding sequence GTGAACCGCGACGCGATCGCGCGCGCCGTCGACGTGCTGCGCGGCGGCGGCGTCGTCGCGATCCCGACCGAGACCGTCTACGGGCTCGCCGCCGACGTCGCCAACCCCGATGCGATCGCTCGCGTGTACGCGATCAAAGGCCGTCCCGCGGATCATCCGCTGATCGTGCACGTCGCCGGTCTCGATGCAGCGACCGGCTACGCGGCCGAACTCACGCCCGCGCTGCGAGCGCTCGCGCAGCGGTTCTGGCCGGGCCCGCTCACGGCGATCGTCGCGCGCGGACCGCGCACGCCGCACGCCGTCACCGGCGGTCAGGAGACTGTCGCGCTCCGCGTCCCCGCGCATCCCGTCGCACGCGCGATTCTCTCGGCGTTCGGCAGCGCGCTCGCCGCGCCGTCGGCGAACCGCTTCGGCGGCGTCTCTCCGACGACGGCGGAACACGTGCGCGCCGACCTCGGCGACGCCGTCGACGTCGTGGTCGACGGCGGCCCGTGCGAAGTCGGCGTCGAGTCGACGATCGTCGACCTCACCGGCGCGGTGCCGGCGGTGCTGCGCGCGGGCGCAATCACGGCATCGGAGTTGAGCGACGCGCTCGGAACCGCCGTCGTCACGCGCGTCGGCGGCGACGTGCGCGCGCCGGGGACACTGCCGTCGCACTATGCGCCGCGCGCGCGCGTGGTGCTCGTCGAGCCGTCCGCGCGCGATGCCGAAGCTGCGCGGCGCGCCGCCGCGGGCGAACGGGTCGCGCTGCTCGACCTCCCCGACGACGCCGCGGCGGCGGCGCGCTCGCTCTACGCGACGCTGCGCGCGCTCGACGCCGAAGGCTGCGAGACGATCGTCGCGACGCTGCCGCCGGCGACGGAAGCGAATGCCGCGGTGCGCGACCGGCTCACCCGCGCCGCCGCGCCGCGCTAG
- the serS gene encoding serine--tRNA ligase → MLNLELLRREPDHVRVAARRRGGTAEFVDRVLALDAQRRAATTAVESRKAEKNALTAQIANAADKKAAAGELRPRIAELDAQIAATGEEIPRLDETIERELAEIPNLLDPSVPDGSDEAANVEIRRWGTPPAFGFTPKPHWEIGEALEIFDFERAAKLSGARFAVLRGAGARLSRALVQFFLDRAARNAYVEINPPLLVTRSTMWSTGQLSKFADQMYVFEGDDAGEPMYLIPTAEVPLTAMHRDEILAGEALPLQYAAYTPCFRKEAGAAGRDTRGLVRQHQFEKVELMWVSTPERSFDDLETLTRNAAGLLEELGLAHRVMLLCAGDVGFNAAKTYDVEVWLPGAQAYREISSCSNCTDFQARRSAIRYRPEPGAKPQFAHTLNGSGLAVGRTLLALIENYQRADGGVDVPTVLRPFAGFASIEPDGSVLPHVS, encoded by the coding sequence GTGCTGAATCTCGAGCTGCTGCGCCGCGAACCCGATCACGTCCGCGTCGCCGCACGGCGGCGCGGCGGCACGGCGGAGTTCGTCGACCGCGTGCTCGCACTCGACGCGCAGCGCCGCGCGGCGACCACCGCGGTCGAGTCGCGCAAGGCCGAGAAGAACGCGCTCACCGCCCAGATTGCGAACGCCGCCGACAAAAAAGCCGCCGCCGGCGAACTGCGTCCGCGCATCGCCGAACTCGACGCGCAGATCGCCGCGACCGGCGAAGAGATTCCGCGCCTCGACGAGACGATCGAACGCGAACTCGCGGAGATCCCGAACCTGCTCGATCCGAGCGTCCCCGACGGTTCCGACGAAGCGGCGAACGTGGAGATCCGCCGCTGGGGGACGCCGCCGGCGTTCGGCTTCACGCCGAAACCGCATTGGGAGATCGGCGAGGCGCTGGAGATCTTCGACTTCGAACGCGCCGCGAAGCTCAGCGGCGCGCGCTTCGCGGTCCTGCGCGGCGCGGGCGCGCGGCTCTCGCGCGCGCTGGTGCAGTTCTTCCTCGACCGCGCGGCCCGCAACGCCTACGTCGAGATCAACCCGCCGCTGCTGGTGACGCGATCGACGATGTGGTCGACCGGCCAGCTCTCGAAGTTCGCCGATCAGATGTACGTCTTCGAGGGCGACGACGCCGGCGAGCCGATGTATCTCATCCCGACCGCGGAGGTGCCGCTGACCGCGATGCACCGCGACGAGATCCTCGCCGGCGAAGCGCTCCCGCTGCAGTATGCGGCGTATACGCCGTGCTTCCGCAAAGAGGCCGGCGCCGCGGGACGCGACACGCGCGGCCTGGTGCGCCAGCATCAGTTCGAAAAGGTCGAGCTGATGTGGGTTTCCACGCCGGAGCGCTCGTTCGACGATCTCGAAACGCTCACGCGCAACGCGGCAGGCCTGCTCGAGGAACTGGGGCTCGCGCATCGCGTGATGCTGCTGTGCGCGGGCGACGTCGGCTTCAACGCGGCGAAGACCTACGACGTCGAAGTGTGGCTGCCGGGCGCGCAGGCGTACCGCGAGATCTCGTCGTGCTCGAACTGCACCGACTTCCAGGCTCGTCGCTCCGCGATCCGCTACCGGCCCGAGCCGGGCGCGAAACCGCAATTCGCGCACACGCTCAACGGCTCGGGGCTCGCCGTCGGGCGCACCCTGCTGGCGCTGATCGAAAATTATCAGCGCGCCGACGGCGGCGTCGACGTTCCCACGGTGCTGCGTCCGTTCGCCGGGTTCGCGTCGATCGAGCCCGACGGCAGCGTCCTCCCGCACGTGTCGTGA
- a CDS encoding molybdopterin molybdotransferase MoeA has product MRAMRPGEGFDVERLREPAEAVAAYLAAVRPMPPGIERVALADAFGRVLAQDAVAEAFYPADARSTMDGFAVRSTDGTALRRIAGTIRMGAAPPGPVHVGEAMRIPTGGVLPPGADAVVPLENVRDDGESIAVDAAPAAGDSFTPRGDDMRPGDRIVGAGCRIAAPELSVLATLGIVDVPVFVRPRIAVVSTGDELVDAAEHPGTGQVRDSNRWAIAGSLLAMGCTVVHLPRAVDEEDAIAARIADGLAGADAVVLTGGSSVGARDHVPAAIARLGAPGIVVHGLKVKPGKPTVLAAIGARPVLGLPGNPTSALMILEAVAAPIVRALTGERHAAVRRIATVAAAPFGGRPGWTWYVPAAVGADGARPLVLRSSHTSLLARAGGYVVVGPESSRIESGAAVTVLGFGGR; this is encoded by the coding sequence ATGCGAGCGATGCGCCCGGGCGAGGGCTTCGACGTCGAACGGCTGCGGGAGCCTGCGGAGGCCGTCGCGGCCTACCTCGCCGCGGTGCGGCCGATGCCGCCGGGGATCGAGCGGGTCGCGCTCGCCGACGCCTTCGGCCGCGTCCTTGCGCAAGACGCGGTCGCGGAAGCGTTCTACCCCGCCGATGCGCGCTCGACGATGGACGGCTTCGCCGTGCGCTCCACGGACGGCACGGCACTGCGGCGGATCGCCGGCACGATCCGGATGGGCGCGGCGCCGCCCGGACCGGTGCACGTCGGCGAGGCGATGCGGATCCCGACCGGCGGCGTGCTGCCGCCCGGCGCCGACGCCGTCGTCCCGCTCGAGAACGTGCGCGACGACGGCGAGTCGATCGCGGTCGACGCCGCGCCGGCCGCCGGCGACTCGTTCACGCCGCGCGGTGACGACATGCGGCCCGGCGACCGCATTGTCGGCGCGGGCTGCCGGATCGCCGCCCCGGAACTCTCGGTGCTGGCGACGCTGGGGATCGTCGACGTTCCGGTCTTCGTCCGCCCCCGGATCGCGGTCGTCTCGACGGGCGACGAACTCGTCGATGCGGCCGAGCATCCCGGGACCGGCCAGGTCCGCGACTCCAACCGCTGGGCGATCGCCGGCAGCCTCCTGGCGATGGGCTGCACCGTCGTGCACCTCCCGCGCGCAGTCGACGAGGAAGACGCGATCGCAGCGCGGATCGCCGACGGGCTCGCCGGCGCCGACGCGGTCGTCCTCACCGGCGGCTCGTCGGTCGGCGCCCGCGACCACGTCCCGGCGGCGATCGCACGGCTCGGGGCGCCGGGGATCGTCGTGCACGGGCTCAAGGTCAAGCCTGGGAAACCGACGGTGCTGGCGGCGATCGGCGCGCGTCCGGTCCTGGGGCTGCCGGGGAATCCCACCTCGGCGTTGATGATCCTCGAAGCGGTCGCGGCGCCGATCGTCCGCGCGCTCACCGGCGAGCGGCACGCCGCAGTCCGCCGGATCGCGACCGTCGCCGCGGCGCCGTTCGGCGGGCGGCCGGGCTGGACGTGGTACGTCCCGGCGGCGGTCGGCGCCGACGGCGCGCGGCCGCTGGTGCTGCGGTCGTCCCATACGAGCCTGCTCGCGCGCGCCGGCGGGTACGTCGTCGTCGGACCGGAGTCGTCCCGGATCGAATCGGGCGCCGCGGTGACCGTGCTCGGTTTCGGAGGTCGATGA
- the tilS gene encoding tRNA lysidine(34) synthetase TilS — MRGARPERALDAIVRRVLGTDARRGVCVAISGGPDSVALASLVDRLVREAGGDAVFAFVDHGTRAGALQDECVVQSIGTRLGRRVRVARLQASRDDEATLRALRYDALGRIAAAEGCAAVVTAHTAEDQTETVLLALFRGAGFAGLAGIAERRAFGDGIALVRPLLRVARDELQVELRHSGLPYALDPTNDDLRYRRNALRAHLAALRRDFPRLDRAVARYAAIARAEIAATPTGERRRALRARLAAADARDVSLALIDAVLEREGDPGPP; from the coding sequence GTGCGCGGAGCGCGGCCCGAGCGCGCGCTCGACGCGATCGTGCGCCGCGTGCTCGGCACGGACGCCCGGCGCGGCGTCTGCGTCGCGATCTCCGGCGGCCCCGACTCGGTCGCGCTGGCGTCGCTCGTCGACCGGCTCGTCCGCGAAGCCGGCGGCGACGCGGTGTTCGCCTTCGTCGATCACGGGACGCGCGCCGGCGCGCTGCAGGACGAGTGCGTCGTGCAGTCGATCGGGACGCGGCTCGGACGGCGGGTGCGCGTCGCACGTCTGCAGGCTTCGCGCGACGATGAAGCGACGCTGCGCGCGCTGCGCTACGACGCGCTCGGCCGGATCGCCGCCGCCGAGGGCTGCGCCGCGGTCGTGACGGCGCACACCGCCGAAGATCAGACGGAGACTGTGCTGCTCGCGCTCTTTCGCGGCGCCGGGTTCGCGGGGCTCGCGGGGATCGCCGAGCGGCGCGCGTTCGGCGACGGGATCGCGCTGGTGCGTCCGCTCCTGCGCGTCGCGCGCGACGAACTCCAGGTTGAATTGCGGCACAGTGGTCTGCCGTACGCGCTCGATCCCACCAACGACGACCTGCGCTATCGCCGCAACGCGTTGCGCGCGCACCTGGCGGCGCTGCGCCGCGACTTCCCGCGGCTCGACCGCGCCGTCGCGCGGTACGCGGCGATCGCGCGGGCCGAGATCGCGGCGACGCCGACGGGCGAACGCCGGCGAGCCCTGCGCGCGCGGCTCGCCGCCGCCGACGCGCGCGACGTCTCGCTCGCGCTGATCGACGCCGTGCTCGAACGCGAGGGGGATCCGGGCCCGCCCTGA
- a CDS encoding aminotransferase class I/II-fold pyridoxal phosphate-dependent enzyme, which yields MSPESRLPHPTPLVAAIPPMTPFVAPEELARRVGRTELLRLGANESAFGPSPRAIAAMRDAVALTSWYGDPESIALRTALAARHGCTVDELVIASGIDDLMGLIVRAFCGPGDACVATLGTYPTLFYHLNAFGARAEFAEPDERGGIVPDAIVDAVRRSGAKLVYVANPDNPSGGFVDRATLASLREALPSDVLLFLDEAYADFVSRDELPSDVVDPRTIRTRTFSKAFGMAGARIGYAIASSDVIAAFQKLRLHFGVNRTAQIGALAALDDDAFLRGVVAEVERGRAEYHALAAAHGAPSLPSRTNFVCIGIGTRAQADAMVTALLELGVFVRKPWAPPIDGYIRVTVGTATERAAFAERFAEALDGVREKAAR from the coding sequence GTGAGCCCGGAGTCCCGCCTGCCGCACCCGACGCCGCTCGTCGCGGCGATCCCGCCGATGACGCCGTTCGTCGCGCCCGAAGAGCTGGCGCGCCGGGTCGGCCGCACCGAACTGCTCCGCCTCGGCGCCAACGAGAGCGCGTTCGGACCGTCGCCGCGGGCGATCGCGGCAATGCGTGACGCGGTCGCGCTGACATCGTGGTACGGCGACCCGGAGTCCATCGCGCTGCGCACGGCGCTCGCCGCGCGCCACGGCTGCACCGTCGACGAGCTCGTGATCGCGAGCGGGATCGACGACCTCATGGGGCTGATCGTGCGCGCGTTCTGCGGCCCGGGCGATGCCTGCGTCGCGACGCTCGGGACGTACCCGACGCTGTTCTACCATCTCAACGCGTTCGGTGCGCGCGCGGAGTTCGCGGAGCCCGACGAACGAGGCGGGATCGTCCCCGATGCGATCGTGGACGCGGTGCGGCGCAGCGGCGCAAAACTCGTGTACGTCGCGAATCCCGACAACCCGTCGGGCGGCTTCGTCGATCGTGCGACGCTGGCGTCGCTGCGCGAGGCGCTCCCCTCCGACGTGCTGCTGTTCCTCGACGAAGCCTACGCCGACTTCGTCTCGCGCGACGAACTGCCGTCCGACGTGGTCGACCCGCGCACGATCCGCACGCGCACGTTCTCGAAGGCGTTCGGGATGGCCGGCGCGCGGATCGGCTACGCGATCGCCTCGAGCGACGTCATCGCGGCGTTTCAGAAGCTCCGGCTGCACTTCGGCGTCAACCGCACGGCGCAGATCGGCGCGCTGGCGGCGCTCGACGACGACGCGTTTCTGCGCGGCGTCGTCGCCGAAGTCGAACGCGGACGCGCCGAGTATCACGCGCTCGCCGCCGCGCACGGCGCGCCGTCGCTCCCGTCGCGGACAAATTTCGTCTGCATCGGGATCGGGACGCGCGCGCAGGCGGACGCGATGGTGACGGCGCTGCTGGAGCTGGGCGTGTTCGTGCGCAAGCCGTGGGCGCCGCCGATCGACGGCTACATCCGCGTCACCGTGGGGACCGCGACGGAGCGCGCCGCCTTCGCCGAACGCTTCGCCGAGGCGCTCGACGGGGTGCGGGAGAAGGCGGCCCGGTGA